Sequence from the Lysobacter capsici genome:
GGTGGTCAAGGTGCGATCGACCGCCTGGGTGCGATTGACCCAGCCGCGCTCGATCCCGATCGGGTACGCGGTCAACGCGAATCCGATCGAGGCGATGCTCGCGAACGGCCGCGACGGGTAGCGGTCGGGGGTCAGGCCGTTTTGTTCGTTGGTGGTGTCCCAGAAGAACTGGAACGTGCGTTTTTCGATGTCGCGGAACAACGGCGGCAGTTCCAGCCGTTCCTGCTTGAGCGGTTCGATCACCACCGGCTCCGGACTGACGATCGGCTGGGTCTGCGACTGCGTCTCGGGTTTCTTGCATGCGGACAAAGCGAGCAGCAACGTGCTCAGAACAGCGAATGAGACTGCACGTGTTGTCGGCTTGGCGCGTTGCATGAAACTCGAAACCCCTGTGTTGTGATTGGAACCCGATGCCGGTGACGCTATCTATGACCGGCGAAGCGGCCCATGGTTCTTTGCCGATGCCGGCCGTCCGCGAACGGACGGCCGGGATGCGGGTTACCAGCTGAAGCCCATCGACAGCTTGAACATGCGGGTCGGCAGGATGATGCCGTCCTGGTGATCGCCGAAATTGGCGTTCGGCGCGTTCAAGCGGCCGGCGAAGGTGTCGTACTGGTTGTAGTTGCGCGCGTTGGTGACGTTGAGCACGTCGCCGCGGATGCGGAACTTGATGCCGGCGCCGGTATCGAACTCCTTGGTCACCGCCAGATCGAGCTGCTTGAAGCCGATGGTCTTATCCGGCTTGAACTGATCGGTGAAGCAGAAATTGTCGTTGGGCCCGGACTGCGAGCAGTTGACGAAGTAGTAACCGGTCGGGCTGGCCAGGGTCATCTTGCCGGAGAAGGTCAGGCCCCAGGGACCATCGTAGATACCGGTTGCGACCAGCCGATTACGCGGCACGCCCTTGGCATCGTGCCAGCCGAACCCGGACAGGTTCGGATGATCGAGCGAGAACGACTCGCCGTTCTCGCGGTTTTCCTCGGCATCGGTGAAGGTGTACGCGAGGGTCACGCCCCAGCCCGATTCGCGCGTGTACGGCTTGTCGATCTTGACCAGCAACGAGTTGGCGCGGGTTTCGATGCCGTTGACGCCCAGGATCAGCGCGCGGCCGAATCCGGGAATGCCGGCGCCGAACGGCGCGCCCCACACCGCGTCGGGCGCCGGATAGAACGAGCCGTCCGGATTGCGATTGCCCAGCAGGAACGCGAAACCGTCCTTGCTGACGATGCGCGACACGCCGATGTCGGTCTGCCATTCGGTCTCGCCGATCATCACCGCGTTGCGCATGCCGATGCTGTACTGATCCGAGTACGGCGTCTTGAGATCGTTGTTGAGCAGGAACACTTCGCGGCCGGTGTTCGGATTGGCCGCGACCAAGGCTTCCAGCGCCTCGCGGCTCAGCAGGCCGGGATTGAAGGCCAGGCAGTCGCCGACGCCCGGCGTGCAGGCATGACCGGGCTGATTGAACCGGAACGAATAGGTCGGGAACGTGCCCTTGGTGGTTTCCAGCTGCAGATTGTTGAAGATGTTGCGGTCGTAGGCGCGACCGGCGCCGCCGTAGATCACATGCCGCTGGTCGGCGTTGAGATCGTAGGAGAAGCCCAGGCGCGGCTGGAACGCGTCCTTGAAGTTGCTGCGTTCGCGGCCGGTGCTGATGTAATCGTTCAGATCGACGCCGCCGCGCGCCAACGTCTGGCGATAGGTCTGCCCGGACGGTGCGCGCGGATCCTGGCTGTTGAGCGCATTGACCACGTCGTTCGGCGTGCGGTAGTCGGTGTAGACGTCGCTGGTCTCGTAATCCCAGCGCACGCCGAGGTTCAAGGTCAGCTTGTCGTTGACCTCCCAGTCGTCCTGGATGTAGATGCCGAACTGCTTGTTGTTCGACTTGACGCTGCCGTCGGCGATCCCCGGCAGACCGGCGCCGAAGCGCACCAGATAGGGCGAGGCCAGATCGCCATTGATGTCGTAGAAGAACTGCGGATTGAACGGGATCTGCTCGGTCGCGCTGATGTCGATCGACTTGTACTTGATGCCGGTCTTGATGGTGTGGCTGCCGTGCCACTGCAGGTCGGTGAAGGTCAGGTCGTCCTGGAACGAATACCCCTTCTGCGCCTTGTCCTGGAAATTCTCGCCCGGCCCGGCGTTGAGCACGCGCTTGTCGCCGGTCGAGTTGATGTCGGCGCGGGTCAGCACATAGCCGTTACCGAACGAATTGGCGCGCGGGTTGTAGCTGCCGTCCTCGTAGG
This genomic interval carries:
- a CDS encoding TonB-dependent receptor, with protein sequence MAAPVALAQSTAATIRGTISGNAGPAANASVTATNTASGLVRKVQTTADGNYTLAGLPPGTYRIDVNADGQSNTRNVTVAVGQSATLNLSTGGVAETAPAGEATDLDKVTVTSSALAEVRTSENATYISNKQIESLPQGTRNFLAFADTVPGVQFVQSGNGSTSIRSGAQSSNGVNVYIDGVGQKNYVLPGGVGGQDDTRGNPFPQSAIGEYKVITSNYKAEFDQLSSAAITAVTRSGTNEFHGDFFWDHTSEKWRSPTPAEDKSGKKTDSKEEQYGISFGGPIIQDKMHFFVAYEAKEYNTPFTIKPGEGVTAAQLPAQFQSLVGGVNAPFKEDLYFGKVDLTLGENHYFELTGKYRDETEITGVDGISTVPFGTAKDNSDKRLDLRYQYTGNGWLNDAHITYEDGSYNPRANSFGNGYVLTRADINSTGDKRVLNAGPGENFQDKAQKGYSFQDDLTFTDLQWHGSHTIKTGIKYKSIDISATEQIPFNPQFFYDINGDLASPYLVRFGAGLPGIADGSVKSNNKQFGIYIQDDWEVNDKLTLNLGVRWDYETSDVYTDYRTPNDVVNALNSQDPRAPSGQTYRQTLARGGVDLNDYISTGRERSNFKDAFQPRLGFSYDLNADQRHVIYGGAGRAYDRNIFNNLQLETTKGTFPTYSFRFNQPGHACTPGVGDCLAFNPGLLSREALEALVAANPNTGREVFLLNNDLKTPYSDQYSIGMRNAVMIGETEWQTDIGVSRIVSKDGFAFLLGNRNPDGSFYPAPDAVWGAPFGAGIPGFGRALILGVNGIETRANSLLVKIDKPYTRESGWGVTLAYTFTDAEENRENGESFSLDHPNLSGFGWHDAKGVPRNRLVATGIYDGPWGLTFSGKMTLASPTGYYFVNCSQSGPNDNFCFTDQFKPDKTIGFKQLDLAVTKEFDTGAGIKFRIRGDVLNVTNARNYNQYDTFAGRLNAPNANFGDHQDGIILPTRMFKLSMGFSW